TTAAATTGGATTAGTTAATTGTTTTCTAGTACAAATAAAAGTATGCAACTTGAGTGCATGGTATGAATCATGTATGTTGTAACCAAGCACACTAGTAAGTAGAAGTGTGCACTATTTTCAAATCAGTTTAAATTTTAATATAACTCATTATAATAATCTAGTCCTGTAATTattactgcaaaaaaacaaatggtagGAATACTGTAATACTATGTGGTTAAAATAGCAAAGTTCAGTAAACTTAATAACTATTTCTACCTCCATCATTCCAATATCAGAAGTCCTGGGTTTTAATACTCAATATTATACATTACTCAACAGATGGAAATAACAAGTGTCTtgcaaaatgataaaaaagaggAATCCTgggtatacagtatgttgacaCAGGAAttttatttcagtgttttatATTCTTAAGACAAAATGAGCACTGTTATCCCAAATTAGTTGACTTCACTAGAAATTTGCGGGGAAACCCGTTACCTCAAACCGTCTTAGTTTTTACACAAGGTGAAATTTAAGGGGTTACGTTGTATTAGCATAGAGCAGTAAGTTGATGCAGTAGACAAATCAAGTTTACATTTGTATTCATTactaaaaaaatcatttgaaattttttttattttctggttgagttaaacatgcaaagaaacatTACCGTAATGGATCATTAGGTCACTTCCCAATACTagataaatactttttttatatatatgttttatttattttttcctttgtgATGTCCTGTGCTGTATAGAACAATTCGCTCTAGAGACAgaaattatttatttccaaTCTCTGTTTGCTGCCCAGACTCCATCAGTCCCTACCCAGGTCTCGACCATGGAACAATAAATGTAGATAAACATGAATCCTAAATCAACaatacaaaactaaaacccagatataaaaataaatgcacacccaaccaacaaaaacagaacattataaaaaaaaacacactttaactagGGAAATGACTGTTCAGAACATGTCTTTCCCATGAGCCTTTGCATCGTTTCAGCGCAGAACAGTTCAAATGATCCCGCCCCTTCCATACAGAAGCTTAAGATCCTTAGTTATCTCTGCTTGATAAGATCTGTGCACCGCATACTGAAGCTGATCATTACAGGCAACTAATGTGATTTAGTaataattttgtttaaattatttaattaattaattgtgtAATTACTATATAgtatacatgtgcatgttaCATATGCAGTGCCATTGTTACAATATAAGAAGCAAATctcatacagtacatggtttcTGCAAACATATTCAAGCAAGCTGTAAATTCTTCTTCATTCAAGCTACAATTGACACCATTGTTGTTGATGGCTCCAAATGCCAGAACTAATTAGCTgcttgaaaacaataaaaagcgCTTCCAGCTCATTACAGAAAAGTGATACAGCTGGACAGTTGTTTAAAGTGTGACATTTTATAGTAGCAGGGATTATTTTAGGCCTTGCTGAGCAATGTCACATTAAATGGTAAAGTTGTTTTGAGCTTTAACGTCCCTTTAAGAAGCTGTCTAACAAACGGTCTCCCCTGTCAGAAAGCCAGTACCCTGCCATGGCTGCCACTGCTCCCATGAATACAGATGTGTAAACCAAATCCCCCTTAGCAGCCAGCGTGGCCAGAGCGCAAAGCACCACCCCAAACATCATCTGCTGCAACACCTCCACCTCGTCATCCTGAATATCCTCAAACAGACCTTTTCCCTGAACACCTGCAAAGGGAGTTAAACATGTGAGAGGTTGCAGTGTGTTGCAATATTCACATGATTGTGTGTATGATGAGACTCACCAGGCTGCTGCTTCTTCACACAGACGCCGTCCCTATGGATGAATCCTTCAGCACAGTCACAGCGGAAGGAGCCTTCTGTGTTGGTACAAATCTCATCCAGACCATGACAGGCAAGTACCCTGTCACTACATTCATCTATATctacaaaaacaaagatttcaTCTCATCAGAGACTTGTATATCACTGCAGCTCCCCAGGAACACATAAGGAATGTATGCTGAAGAAAAATTACTTAAAACATATTCTCTTTTTAAGCAATTACCCAAACACTTGGACCCTGTCAGTGTGTACCCAGAGGCACATTTCCTGCAGCGTGCTGGTCCGCTACCCATGCAGCCCACACAGGCCGGGTCACAGCCTGAGGAAAGAGTGAccatttcatttctttatttacaaaacaatgTATATGAGTGAAATGTGCATTAGCGTGATTTAATATTTAGGCTCTCCAGGGCAGCTATTAAAATGGAACAAACATACAACTGTAGTTACTGACAGTGGTCATCAAGGGACACAATGGAGTACTTGTTGGACTTTATTATGTTATGCGTTATTTTGTAGATGTACGTGATTTAATGTCTCCTGTTACAAGAGTTTATGCAGTGATGCTTAAATTGcatactatacagtatatggatgGTGTTTTCAGTTTACTCTACATTATAGTTATTTAACTAAcaatataatttgtttgttatatatttttgttttgtctgataaCTTTTTACCCCCTTTTTGTGGTTTTGGGGCTCAGTTTGCCTGGATTAGTCAGTGACTAGGAAGGGAgagacaactttttttcttaaaagaaTTAATGAATTGTTCAGTCAAATATATCAATCTTTCACTGGTTCCAGCTGCCCAAAGGTTAGGATTTGctgcttctttctcttttatttcattttaaatttaatatctttatATATTTGACTGCTGGTTGAGCAAAACAAATTTAGGACACAtctgacattttaatttaatttctactCCTTTAGAAAATGCcttcatgttgtgtttttactcAAATTCTAAACAACTGACCTCTGCACTTAAAGGAACCCTCTGTATTGAAGCAGTAGCTGTTTGTAGGACAGATACCCAGCTCCGTGCCACACTCATCAACGTCTAAAACagatcaaaacagaaaaacatttagaaCACTAGTGTGCAtgattcatccatccatccatcttcatccgctttatccggtatcgggtcgcgggggcagcagctccagtaggggaccccaaacttccctttcccgagccacatcaaccagctccgactgggggatcccgaggcgttcccaggccaggttggagatataatctctccacctagtcctgggtcttccccgaggcctctcccagctggacgtgcctggaacacctccctagggaggcgcccaggaggcatccttaccagatgcccgaaccacctcaaccgGCTCCTTTCgatgcgaaggagcagcggctctactccgagctcctctcagatgactgaacttctcaccctatctctaagggagacgccagccaccctcctgaggaaacccatttcggccgcttgtaccctggatctcgttctttcggtcatgacccagccttcatgaccataggtgagggtaggaacgaaaattgctcggtagatcgagagctttgccttctggctcagctctcttttcgtcacaacggtgcgataaacggaatgtaataccgcaccggctgctccgattctccgaccaatctcacgctccatggtcccctcacttgcgaacaagaccccaaggtacttaaactccttcacttggggtaaggactcattccccacccgaagaaaacactccatcggtttcctgctgagaaccatggcctcagatttagaggtgctgatcctcatcccagccgcttcacactcggctgcgaaccgatccagtgagtgctgaaggtcacagaccgatgatgccatcaggaccacatcatctgcaaaaagcagcgatgagatcccgagcccaccgaactgcaacccctcccgccccgactacgcctcaatatcctgtccataaatattacaaacaggatcggtgacaaagcgcagccctggcggaggccaaccctcacctggaacgagtccgacttactgccgagaacccggacacagctctcgctttggtcatacagagattggatggccctgagaagggaccccctcaccccatattccgcagcacctcccacaatttctaccgggggacccggtcatacgccttctccagatccacaaaacacatgtagactggttgggcatactcccaggccccctccaagatccttgcgagagtaaagatctgatccgtgtTCCACGACcgggacggaatccgcattgttcctcttcaatccgaggtttgactatcggccgaaccctcctttccagcaccttggagtagactttaccagggaggctgagaagtgtgatagccctgtaattggcacacaccctctggtccccctttttgaagaggggaaccaccaccccggtctgccattccttaggcaccgtcccagacttccacgcaatgttgaagaggcgtgtcaaccaagacagcccctccacacccagagccttcagcatttctggacggatctcatcaatccctggggctttgccgctgtggagttgtttgactacctcagcgacttccaccagggaaattgacgacaatcccccatcatcctccagctctgcctctacacagagggcgtgtcagctggatttaggagttcctcaaagtgctccttccaccgccctattacctcctcagttgaggtcaacaacgtcccatccttactgtatacagcttggatgattcctcgcttcccctcctgaggtggcgaacggtttccagaagcaccttggtgccgaccgaaagtccttctccatatcttctccgaacttctcccacacccgctgctttgcctcggtcacggcagaggctgcagcccttcggacCAGTAGTATGCATGATTCATGCCATACACATATGTGATAATAGGTTTTGTATACAGTACCTACACAGGTGTTATTATGGAGTGTCCATCCTGCTTTACATTCCTCACACTGGTCATTTTCTGGGCCTGAACACTTGCTGCAGGTATCTGGACAGCTGTGCACCTGAACAGCCAACAGACAACAAAGCCAGGCAGCCTGCAGCGGGTTCCTGTGAAGCATCCTTACTCCCATCTGTCCCACCAGGTCCACAAGATACATTTGTTTCTCTCCTAAATATCACACCCAGGTTTGTTAAATGATGCTTCAAGTTAAGAACAAATGGATGACAGAATAAAGTATATGCTATATGTGACTCtacctaaaaaaaagaaaagaagctcCACCAGGTACAAAACAGACTTTGGGAGTCTGTTTGTGGCACTAATGGTGGAAAGTAAAGTACATTTTACTCACTTACTttacttttgtattttaattgtacTTAATGcaactttatacttttacttcactacatgcTAGAGACATTACATTGTACTTTTGACTCCACTACAATAACCTGACAGCAATAATATATTACTACTTACTGCCATACAGCTGTACCTTTACAAATACCGCACCAATCATTTAAGTGGACCTGAATACAAACTCTAGACAAAAGTTAAGGGTTTTACTTTACCTCCTTTATGTGCGTCGAGTTTGAACTCTCTTCTCCTAAGTAATGTTTAAATGCTGCGAATAGAGCCGACACGCGCTTTTCACACTTCAACACTCCTTTGTGTTTGATTACGGAGAACAACCAAACATCCCGAGCGGGCGGAGCAATCAGCACCCTCAAACCACCGCCCCGCCGGGATGTAATGGATTGTTTTAACAAGCACTTCTGTGTGTCCTTGCAGTGACACCAGATTACACCAATAAGATCCGCCGCTCTTCACTCAGAGATGGCCAATCACCATCCGGAATCGGCCATGCACTAAATAAGCACATTATTTATAGACAAGTGTTGACAGACTTACAGTATATCGATATAACTAGGCTGTAAGAGTTTAGGTTAAAGGATAAGTCTGATCTTATCTATATTTTTCTACTCAACAAATTTGATGacaagacaacaacaaacaatgaTTTAAATTTAAGAAGTAGTCTGTGTAGCCAAAGCCTTATATAACGTATTCCTCTGCATTATAGACCATTGCTATTGcccaaaaaacactaaaaacactTTTGACATTGGtgcattttgtgacattttcctTCAACAATGAACATTTGAGCCAGTCCCACAAACTCCTCCTGCTGCCCAGCTGTTTGCTAACACATCAAAtctgcagctgaaaatagtctTTGACAAATTACTCCTATTTAAgtaattttaaaactaaaacttgCGATGTACAGCCGTTTGTTAGGAAATTACTTAACAtcttaagaaaaaataaaccgGTTTTGGTTCTAGTAACTCGAGACAGAAAAGTGTAGTCAAAAAAGTAATGAGGGATGGATATATTGTTGTTGGCCATGTCATGGAATTGTTTAACATAACAACAATATAGATCATTGCCAGTCAGCCTTTAGTGACGTATATTTTTCTTATCCACAATTTGGATGAACAGTCTTTCAGATATCAGCACAGATAATATGCAACAATAATTTATGGGAACTTAAAAGGCGTTGTCCCCAAGTTTCTCTCAACTGCAACCTATTTACAGTGTGATGCCTTCTGCTTATCTTTTCCCTCTTTAGTCTTTGCACTCCATTTCCACCTTGTCCATGTCCTTCTACCTGACCCCCTCCCTGTCCATCCCACAGTAAGTTCAGACAACAGAGCCTGGATCTGAGAGGGAAGCTGGAACAGGGGCAGCCCCTGAAGAAGCTCCGGTAGTCTTCTGTCAATTCTTGGATGGGAGTCAAATTCCACCAGAAGAAAATGTTCTCCAGCTATGCCCAGCTGCTTGTCCGCTTGAATGAGGCATAGGGAGGCCGTGAACACATCAGAGTAAGGGGAACATATCTGAGGGAGACCCTTGTCTTCCTTCATCTTGCTAACCTCTTCATTTCCATGGGTCCATTCCTCTGCTCTCTCCAAGGCTTTGCGGGTCAAGACGAGCACAACTCGGCCGCCCAGGCTTTTCATCTCCAACAACTGGGAGTGCAGCCATGGCAGAGGCCCCATAGTGCACTGCTCCTTCCTGCTCCACTGATCCACAGACACACTGAAGCCCTGGTTAAAGAGCTGGGAGCCAAGCCGACATACTGACTCTGAAACACCATCATCCACATCTGGGGGGCTCAGCAACACCACCATACACCGTTTCTGCCAActtcagagaggaaaaacatggggcacggaggggggggggggggcgatgtCAGAGAGTTGTTTAATCATGACTTAATGATCCTTTTTATGACAAGTAGtagtattaaaagaaaaaactcactCTTTACAAATCCGCCATGATGCCAGCTCCATGCCATTCTATAAAATTTTGTAAATGAAAAGTAAACATACCATAGGGCTAAGCAGAAATACACTACAGGGATATGTATCGTCTAGTgcacaaataaatgattcctTGAACTTTAAATGTGGGTAAATTGTATGCACACTGCACACTTTGATGAACAATCCCAGATATAGTAAACAACATTTGGTCTGTGTggcaaatgaaaggaaaatttTGGTAAGTGCTTGAGGAATACAGTTAACGTGGACAGCGCATTTATCATGGGTTGTTTACAAATTCCAGATAAGAGAAATTAGACACTGCTTTGTCTTCTTTGTGCACGGTATGTTTGTCCTGATATTCTTACATGTTAAGACActtaatgcaaaaagaaaaaaagaaactcacTCTTGACGAAGTCATGAAGGAGATAAAATATGAGCACAGTAATGCAACCAGCAGCATTACACCAACAACCAGGAGAATCCAGTGTGATCTGTCTGCAAGTAGGCCTAGTACAAAAGAAAAACCCTGTCcataaaaagttaaagaaacAGGTGCTGTATATATGAAAAATAGTCCCAAACAACCCCAGTTTGTGTTGAGGATAAACTTTCAGACTCactgttttttaaacagaatgGACCCAGCACACTTCCCATTCCCTTTACTTCCACCTGCACAAATGGATAAACATAAATGAGTTATTGAACATTGGTAACTAAGTAAATACACTGTATGACTCACAGGATGGTTGTGAGTACTTTACCATCACACATGATGAGAGCTGAACGTGGATGTCTTCAAACACCCTTATTGTCTCCTGAAGAGGACACAATCATACATCTTGGGTCATTAAAGACGCATGCTGTGCAGCCAGGCATTTCCAAAGTTTCCAATAAACCAAATATGTCATTTGAGAATTGGATAAATGTGTATAACATTTAGCATCTTGAATATACAGTTCAACAAAGATAGTTTGTTCAGTTTTAACATTATACAGCTGCAAATTAAAAGTTGAGATAAGCTGATACATAcgtacatatgtatatacagtatatatgtgtgtgtgtgtgtggtgtgtgtgtgtgtgtgtgtgtgtgtgtgtgtgtgtgtgtgtgtggtgtgtgtgtgtgtgtgtgtgtgctgttaaaGCAgatgggatttaaaaaaagtgaggaaaaaaagcatttttgaagttaacaaaaacaaacatggcagGCATAAAACGAGGGATGAAACCCTCAGTATTAAAGTTTCTTACCCATTGCCCTTTACTGTTTGTCTCCATGTGCCATTTCCAGTGTTGTCTAAAGCCCTTCACTTCTCTGCAGTAGCTGTTTCTCTTCTGGCAGGGCCACACTTCACCCTCCAGCCTGCAGGGGGCCGACAGGTTCCATGACAGCATTGTGTGGTAGTTGTTTAATTGTCCCACACTtacaaacactgacacattcTGCCATACGCTCCTTTGGAGAAAATCTAAAATAGACACACAGGAAACTTCAGCCAACCAATTGTAAACCATTCACTATTCACCATGTGAAACCAGAAAGAAAGTGACATATCACCTGTGTTATTAATGAAGGGGCAGCTTTGAGTGCGTATAGACCTCTGATCATCCTCATCCCATacctacaccacacacacacacacacacacacacacacacatgtgttaAGTTCTGTGTAGACACAACATTGTTGAAATGTAGATGTGGTACGTAGCCACAAGTAATCATGATGTTTAAGTGATGGTACCTGAAGACACATGCAGGGGGTCACAGAATGCAGAGGGATGGTTGTCCTATTCCAGATCTATAAAGTAACATTTAACACATCATGGCTTTAATGAGAGTGAGAAGCCATTGGTGGAGAGTGACTATAggaacatttactcaagtactattGGTAACCTGTACTTTACTTGACTTCCATTTTATGTTAATATATTGAATTTCAGACAGAGAAGGCTCAAGCCGAAACACAATGGTGTATTTGATTCATGGACATGGTTTTGTTGAGTGTACTACTATgcagacattttaaatacaaaacatgaTCAGCTTGTAAAATAACGCATTGCTGTATCAAATGCCTGGATAATAATAATGCAGTCCTTTAAATAAACATCTAAAGGCCCCATTCTGAGTACTTTTGCGCTTATACCCTATGTATGCTTTTAATTTTTACTTCACTGTTATTTTGAACACATTActcttttttacattgtttgttaCATTTACTTAAGCAAAGGATCTGAATATTT
The sequence above is drawn from the Etheostoma spectabile isolate EspeVRDwgs_2016 unplaced genomic scaffold, UIUC_Espe_1.0 scaffold00000445, whole genome shotgun sequence genome and encodes:
- the LOC116674504 gene encoding protein disulfide isomerase Creld1-like, whose product is MQRNTAADLIGVIWCHCKDTQKCLLKQSITSRRGGGLRVLIAPPARDVWLFSVIKHKGVLKCEKRVSALFAAFKHYLGEESSNSTHIKEVHSCPDTCSKCSGPENDQCEECKAGWTLHNNTCVDVDECGTELGICPTNSYCFNTEGSFKCRGCDPACVGCMGSGPARCRKCASGYTLTGSKCLDIDECSDRVLACHGLDEICTNTEGSFRCDCAEGFIHRDGVCVKKQQPGVQGKGLFEDIQDDEVEVLQQMMFGVVLCALATLAAKGDLVYTSVFMGAVAAMAGYWLSDRGDRLLDSFLKGR
- the LOC116674502 gene encoding LOW QUALITY PROTEIN: interleukin-17 receptor C-like (The sequence of the model RefSeq protein was modified relative to this genomic sequence to represent the inferred CDS: inserted 1 base in 1 codon; substituted 1 base at 1 genomic stop codon) — encoded protein: MNWVELQFGRNKSLPFVCVQYEKNGICQIWNRTTIPLHSVTPCMCLQVWDEDDQRSIRTQSCPFINNTDFLQRSVWQNVSVFVSVGQLNNYHTMLSWNLSAPCRLEGEVWPCQKRNSYCREVKGFRQHWKWHMETNSKGQWETIRVFEDIHVQLSSCVMVEVKGMGSVLGPFCLKNSLLADRSHWILLVVGVMLLXCITVLIFYLLHDFVKSEMAWSWHHGGFVKSDWQKRCMVVLLSPPDVDDGVSESVCRLGSQLFNQGFSVSVDQWSRKEQCTMGPLPWLHSQLLEMKSLGGRVVLVLTRKALERAEEWTHGNEEVSKMKEDKGLPQICSPYSDVFTASLCLIQADKQLGIAGEHFLLVEFDSHPRIDRRLPELLQGLPLFQLPSQIQALLSELTVGWTGRGSGRRTWTRWKWSAKTKEGKDKQKASHCKXVAVERNLGTTPFKFP